A single genomic interval of Mycolicibacterium holsaticum DSM 44478 = JCM 12374 harbors:
- a CDS encoding ComEA family DNA-binding protein translates to MRTELPAERLQRRLGAETEPDADDGQPPGEAPQPDTLLSRWLPDTNTGGAASWIAGVRADPGRAGVVALAVVGIVAVLVTVFAIVRDRPPPVMSANLPPVQMVSSGSPTPSDAPPGPAQPVVVSVVGLVHKPGLVTLDPGARIADALGAAGGPLDGADLLGLNMARRVTDGEQIIVGIAPAPGEPAAMGSSVTADTGATASTGASAPAQGTAAPGALVDLNSATVEQLDTLPGIGPVTASAIVAWRDANGPFSSVDQLGDVDGIGPARLEKLRELVRV, encoded by the coding sequence ATGCGAACCGAATTGCCGGCCGAGCGTCTGCAGCGTCGGTTGGGCGCCGAGACCGAGCCCGATGCCGACGACGGCCAGCCGCCGGGTGAGGCGCCCCAACCCGACACGCTGTTGTCGCGATGGCTTCCCGACACCAACACCGGCGGCGCCGCCAGCTGGATCGCCGGGGTGCGCGCGGACCCCGGCCGGGCCGGTGTCGTGGCACTGGCCGTAGTGGGCATCGTTGCGGTGCTGGTGACGGTGTTCGCCATCGTCCGTGACCGGCCACCGCCGGTGATGTCGGCGAACTTACCTCCGGTGCAGATGGTTTCGTCGGGCAGCCCGACACCGAGCGACGCCCCGCCGGGGCCCGCGCAGCCGGTCGTCGTCAGCGTGGTCGGGTTGGTGCACAAACCGGGTCTGGTCACGCTGGACCCGGGTGCGCGGATCGCTGACGCGCTGGGAGCCGCCGGGGGACCGCTCGACGGTGCTGATCTGCTCGGGCTGAACATGGCCAGGCGTGTCACCGACGGTGAGCAGATCATCGTCGGCATCGCACCGGCTCCCGGTGAACCGGCCGCGATGGGCAGCTCGGTCACCGCAGACACCGGCGCGACCGCGTCCACCGGCGCATCAGCACCCGCGCAGGGCACCGCGGCCCCCGGCGCTCTCGTGGATCTCAACTCCGCGACCGTCGAACAGCTCGACACGTTGCCCGGAATCGGGCCGGTGACCGCATCGGCCATCGTGGCGTGGCGCGACGCCAACGGACCGTTCAGCAGCGTCGACCAGCTCGGTGACGTGGACGGCATCGGTCCAGCGCGGCTGGAGAAGCTTCGTGAACTCGTGCGTGTGTGA